From the genome of Synechococcales cyanobacterium T60_A2020_003, one region includes:
- a CDS encoding FAD-dependent oxidoreductase codes for WFKSFDANISVHPASELYIRHAGNVMDVVDLLSGAEMLKGGVPSHEALGTFGYHFDVRGGIEGLEDRTISLGLGVVDHLQPPLFNIGIRHTLVRSLSNLAVISPASGFDGFASSAGRIVEFNVAVGQGVGIAMALATLGDRPLNQMTNQDVRSVLAATGKLTRSYPITYAQASAQLLALETTLTDNVAIA; via the coding sequence TGGTTTAAGAGCTTTGACGCTAATATTTCGGTACATCCCGCTTCAGAACTCTATATCCGCCATGCGGGAAACGTGATGGATGTTGTCGATCTCCTCAGTGGCGCAGAAATGTTGAAAGGTGGCGTCCCCAGCCATGAAGCCCTCGGCACCTTTGGCTATCATTTCGATGTGCGGGGTGGCATTGAAGGATTAGAGGATCGCACTATTTCCCTAGGTCTGGGTGTGGTCGATCATCTGCAACCCCCATTATTCAACATTGGCATTCGCCATACGCTGGTGCGATCGCTCTCCAATCTTGCGGTCATCAGCCCTGCGTCTGGATTTGATGGGTTTGCTAGCTCTGCCGGACGCATCGTGGAGTTTAACGTGGCGGTTGGGCAGGGGGTAGGTATTGCGATGGCTCTAGCGACCTTGGGCGATCGCCCCTTAAACCAAATGACGAACCAAGACGTCCGGAGTGTTCTAGCCGCAACTGGAAAACTAACCCGCAGTTATCCTATCACCTATGCTCAGGCATCCGCTCAACTGCTCGCCCTGGAAACGACGCTCACGGATAATGTTGCGATTGCCTAA